The Vigna radiata var. radiata cultivar VC1973A chromosome 6, Vradiata_ver6, whole genome shotgun sequence DNA segment gaaggagctcaaaaggggtcaaaaaggcacaaGAAGGAGGGAAAACCCGTAGCCCAACGACCAGGAGTGCAGCTGAAGCGTTCAGAATCGACGTCCGccgcccgggcggtggaccTCGATGCCCAGGCGGCACTGCTTCAAAGCCTAGGCATCCAAACTTGACGCCCAAAGCCAATATGAAACTCAATTCACGCTTAGGCGAGTTCCCTACGATGCTTGAGCATGAATTCACGTGGACCGGTCCTtgtttctgctctgatttgattcttttggaccgggcctcATTCTGGACCActtttgacactatttaaaggatcctagggctctaggttttgcatccctggcaaagaagagcatagcaatacacgctttgccaattcttagtcttccattctctcttttttcttccattgttcaaagagttcccccatgtctatggggaactaatttctatttgttgttggggaatgatgtaaccttgtaaactctcatgtatttgaattgattcttaatttcatatgctttttcattaattgttagagtgaTTCATCTGTTGTATTcatgcttatacaatagcattatctatgaattgcatgagtgccgggaggttcctttcaactcaggttcttgttgaattacgcctaagggttatatttctcaaggatgagggtatgagtcttagtcgtcttaacctcttgatcttcacatatTCTTAcaaggaatgctaggaattgtatgaactagtaattagggacaaacttttttaccaagggatcgggtttaggtgatttagtgagggacgttggcattaatgcataaagaagaattcttatatatatgagtgggaacttggtgaaatctaaccccaacaacatacccatcttatataaatcaaccttcatttatctctgtgctcctttgccattgatcaattacattttattttattttattatttttgcaatcCAAACccatgatttcttttattttaagtcctaattaatcttgttttcacacaactgttcagtgctgagagtcctctgggatacgatacttggtcttaccattttatattaattgtgcgactcggtacacttgtcgatttgccccaacaataaggttcaaggttcaaaggttagaacaaattgttctcttttcagtgggcaaaatttatgtgaaggctaaaagaataaggaacAATAAAAGATGGACTTGATCACATGAAACCTGCAAGCAATCGGTTTAATcatagaaaatttgggcaaaatcattcatgctttcaaagtaatagtaattatttacaaacaaCTCTGAAGCCCAAAACTCTCAGAGGTAGACTCACAAGTtctaaaattcagaaaaacatcctgctcaatatctcaatcaaattttatctcAAGCACCTGTTTCACATATTGTGAGTCATCTCTTAGatcacatcatgcatcatctcaacatcaatcaaacactagaatCTCATAAAGAAAAACCCATCACAAAAAACAggcacagttgaatcaaagcagttcaattcattcaagcagagcacaacaaaaaataaaataaaaaactaaaattaaaacaaaaacaaaaattaaaaattaaaagcaaaagttcagagaactgggttgcctcccaggaagcgcttctttaacgtcactagcttgacccaataagttcATGTTGCATCAAGCAGCTTCATAATTGTGGAGAGGCGTTCCACGTGACCACCCAAGTAATGCTTGAGGCGGTGTCCATTGACCACCCAGCTTCTCTGTGGATCTTCGGCGGCTGGGTCTATTAACTCTATCACCCCATGAGGGAGGGCACTCTTGATTATGAATGGGCTAGACCACTTGGACTTCAACTTTCTTGGGAAACGTTTTAGTCGTAAGTTGAACAACAAGACTTGCTATCCTGGAAAAAAGACCCTTTTTACTAGCTTCCTATCATGATAATATTTCaccttttctttgtaatttttagaaGAATCATAGGCGTGTAGCCTCATCTCCTCTAGCTCAATAATTTGCCTCCTTCTTTTTTCTACAGTGCCACcaggatcaaaattcaaaaattttaagacCCACAG contains these protein-coding regions:
- the LOC106763479 gene encoding uncharacterized protein LOC106763479 — protein: MKTVIGLSPFQMVYGKACHLPVEMEHRALWVLKFLNFDPGGTVEKRRRQIIELEEMRLHAYDSSKNYKEKLKSKWSSPFIIKSALPHGVIELIDPAAEDPQRSWVVNGHRLKHYLGGHVERLSTIMKLLDAT